From Cellulosimicrobium cellulans, the proteins below share one genomic window:
- a CDS encoding xylulokinase: protein MTTDPRTSDAGGERTLVAGVDTSTQSCKVVVRDAATGVLVRTGSAKHPDGTEVHPDAWWDAFREAASAAGGLDDVAALAVGGQQHGLVALDADGNVVRDALLWNDTRSAPAARDLIRELGEARLAEGVPDAHDRVESATEAGAQAWADAIGSVPVASLTVTKLRWLRDTEPENAARVAAVALPHDWLTWRIAGYGPAGDESAPLGPDLDALVTDASDASGTGYYDATRDDGDDGRGAYRLDLLELAFGWRDVVLPRVVAPSAVAGVAHASVAGSAVEGGTLLGPGAGDNAGAALGLGMVAGDVAVSIGTSGVVSAVTDDRTADGSGLVNGFSDATGRYLLLAVTLNASRVLDAARAVLDVDHAGLSRLALQAPPGADGLVLVPYLEGERMPNRPDASGTLHGIRLGTSTPEHLARAYVEGMLCGLADGLDALRALGVRVERVQLIGGGAQSEAVRRIAPQVLGLPVTVPEPGEYVADGAARQAAWVLAAHQAGPGADVTAPIWAASSATVVEADAVPAIREQYAAVRDLV, encoded by the coding sequence GTGACGACCGACCCCAGGACGTCCGACGCCGGCGGCGAGCGCACGCTCGTCGCCGGCGTCGACACGTCCACGCAGTCCTGCAAGGTCGTCGTGCGCGACGCCGCGACGGGCGTGCTCGTGCGCACGGGCTCGGCGAAGCACCCTGACGGCACGGAGGTCCACCCCGACGCGTGGTGGGACGCGTTCCGCGAGGCGGCGTCCGCGGCGGGCGGGCTCGACGACGTCGCGGCGCTCGCCGTCGGCGGCCAGCAGCACGGGCTCGTCGCGCTCGACGCGGACGGGAACGTCGTGCGCGACGCGCTCCTGTGGAACGACACGCGCTCGGCCCCGGCCGCGCGCGACCTGATCCGTGAGCTCGGCGAGGCCCGCCTCGCCGAGGGCGTCCCCGACGCCCACGACCGGGTCGAGTCCGCGACCGAGGCGGGCGCCCAGGCGTGGGCCGACGCGATCGGGTCCGTGCCGGTCGCCTCGCTGACGGTGACGAAGCTCCGCTGGCTGCGCGACACGGAGCCGGAGAACGCGGCGCGCGTCGCCGCCGTCGCGCTGCCGCACGACTGGCTCACGTGGCGCATCGCCGGGTACGGCCCGGCGGGCGACGAGTCCGCGCCGCTCGGCCCGGACCTCGACGCGCTCGTCACCGACGCGTCCGACGCGTCGGGCACCGGCTACTACGACGCGACCCGGGACGACGGGGACGACGGCCGGGGCGCGTACCGCCTCGACCTGCTGGAGCTCGCGTTCGGCTGGAGGGACGTCGTGCTGCCGCGCGTCGTCGCACCCTCGGCCGTGGCGGGCGTCGCGCACGCCTCGGTCGCCGGGAGCGCGGTCGAGGGCGGCACGCTGCTCGGCCCCGGCGCGGGCGACAACGCGGGCGCGGCCCTCGGCCTCGGCATGGTCGCGGGCGACGTCGCGGTGTCGATCGGGACGTCGGGCGTCGTGTCCGCGGTGACCGACGACCGCACCGCCGACGGGTCCGGGCTCGTCAACGGGTTCTCCGACGCGACGGGCCGCTACCTGCTGCTCGCGGTGACGCTCAACGCGAGCCGCGTCCTCGACGCGGCGCGCGCCGTCCTCGACGTCGACCACGCGGGGCTGTCGCGGCTCGCGCTCCAGGCGCCTCCCGGCGCGGACGGGCTCGTGCTCGTGCCGTACCTGGAGGGCGAGCGGATGCCCAACCGGCCGGACGCGTCGGGCACGCTGCACGGGATCCGGCTCGGCACGTCGACGCCGGAGCACCTCGCGCGCGCGTACGTCGAAGGCATGCTGTGCGGCCTCGCGGACGGGCTCGACGCGCTGCGGGCGCTCGGCGTCCGGGTCGAGCGCGTGCAGCTCATCGGCGGCGGCGCGCAGTCCGAGGCGGTCCGGCGCATCGCGCCGCAGGTCCTCGGCCTGCCCGTCACGGTCCCCGAGCCCGGCGAGTACGTGGCCGACGGCGCCGCGCGCCAGGCCGCGTGGGTCCTCGCCGCGCACCAGGCCGGCCCGGGGGCGGACGTCACCGCGCCCATCTGGGCCGCGTCGTCGGCCACGGTGGTCGAGGCCGACGCGGTCCCGGCCATCCGCGAGCAGTACGCGGCGGTCCGCGACCTCGTCTGA